A region of Solea solea chromosome 7, fSolSol10.1, whole genome shotgun sequence DNA encodes the following proteins:
- the tubd1 gene encoding tubulin delta chain has product MSVVTLQLGQCGNQVGQELYDVICSDAQDAQRSTTHTTVSCERFFHQNKHGDLVARAVLIDMEPKVIKQSMKKAADSGRWRYGDDSHFSQKQGSGNNWANGFCVHGPRHIELVEELVRREVERCDRLAGFMTMMSVAGGTGSGVGTYVTQSLRDVYSKSFILNHLTWPYGTGEVIVQNYNSVLTLAHLYQLSDAILVHENDTVHRICSQLLNIKHISFSDVNRVIAHQLGSVLQPALTADSHGVYSRNPLGELVSSLACHPEYKLLSVCTIPQMPSSSIAYSTFSWPGQLKHLRQMLISNSKMEDGIDWQMRPPSASERTKSLTGASFNTSLANLLILRGKDVYSAEAGGFEDPALYTSWLSPETAFTRWNSPVPFNKYEKSATLVSNSQALLKPLDNMVRKAWNMFASRAYIHQYIRFGISEEDFLDSFTSVEQVISSYTQLCN; this is encoded by the exons ATGTCCGTGGTGACGCTTCAGCTGGGTCAGTGTGGGAACCAGGTTGGTCAGGAGCTCTATGACGTCATCTGTAGTGACGCGCAGGACGCACAGAGGAGTACGACACACACCACAGTCAGCTGTGAGCGCTTCTTccaccaaaacaaacatggag ATCTTGTGGCGAGAGCAGTGCTCATAGACATGGAGCCTAAAGTGATAAAGCAGAGTATGAAGAAGGCTGCAGATTCAGGCAGGTGGAGATATGGAGATGATTCTCACTTCAGCCAGAAACAGGGTTCTGGAAACAACTGGGCTAATGG GTTTTGTGTCCATGGTCCTCGTCACATAGAGTTGGTGGAGGAGCTGGTGAGGCGAGAGGTGGAGCGCTGTGACAGACTGGCTGGTTTCATGACCATGATGAGTGTGGCAGGAGGAACGGGCTCTGGGGTCGGTACCTACGTCACACAGAGTCTCCGAGACGTCTACTCAAAGTCTTTCATCCTCAACCACCTCACCTGGCCTTATGGGACTGGAGAG GTGATTGTTCAGAACTACAACTCAGTGCTGACGCTGGCTCATCTCTATCAGCTGTCCGACGCCATCCTGGTGCACGAGAACGACACGGTGCACAGGATCTGCAGTCAGCTGCTCAACATCAAACACATCTCCTTCAGTGACGTCAACAGGGTCATCGCTCACCAGCTGGGCAGTGTGCTGCAGCCTGCACTCACTGCCGACTCCCATGGTGTCTACAGCAGAAATCCACTGG gtgagtTGGTGAGCAGCCTTGCATGTCACCCAGAGTACAAGCTGCTCAGTGTGTGCACGATCCCTCAGATGCCGAGTTCCTCCATCGCCTACAGCACATTCAGCTGGCCGGGGCAGCTCAAGCACCTGCGACAGATGCTCATCTCCAACAGCAAGATGGAGGATG GTATAGACTGGCAGATGCGTCCACCTTCAGCCTCTGAGCGAACCAAGAGTCTGACAGGAGCCAGCTTCAACACCTCCCTGGCCAACCTGCTCATTCTGAGAGGCAAAGATGTGTACAGTGCAGAGGCTG GTGGCTTTGAGGATCCAGCTCTGTACACATCCTGGCTGTCACCGGAAACTGCTTTCACTAGGTGGAATTCACCTGTGCCTttcaataaatatgaaaaatcaGCCACACTGGTCAGTAACAGTCAGGCTCTGCTCAAACCTCTGGACAACATGGTGAGAAAAGCTTGGAACATGTTTGCCTCCAG AGCTTATATTCATCAGTACATCAGGTTTGGAATCTCAGAGGAGGATTTTCTGGACAGTTTTACATCTGTGGAGCAAGTCATATCCAGCTACACTCAACTGTGCAACTAA